The following coding sequences lie in one Stigmatopora argus isolate UIUO_Sarg chromosome 5, RoL_Sarg_1.0, whole genome shotgun sequence genomic window:
- the LOC144075028 gene encoding dual specificity protein phosphatase 18-like → MFPLVYISLHTRFTCTHRLPGGVMSNPPIVPGLSGLCQVTEYLFVSNSRAAKCASLVSANNITCIINATQSKKNIPDLGGVEYIQIPLSDSPSTPIGDHFDDVADKILQEAQKGGRTLVHCHAGVSRSAALCMAFLIKHHGASLVEAHAKVKNCRPMARPNNGFWKQLIQYEAELRGSTSVRMVSSSMGEIPDMYEEEARNMIPL, encoded by the coding sequence ATGTTTCCATTAGTTTACATTAGTTTACACACGCGTTTCACTTGTACGCATCGCTTACCTGGTGGTGTCATGTCGAATCCGCCGATCGTTCCAGGTTTGTCCGGCTTGTGTCAGGTCACCGAATATCTTTTTGTGAGCAACAGCCGAGCGGCCAAGTGCGCCTCTCTCGTGAGTGCGAATAACATAACCTGCATCATCAACGCCACTCAAAGCAAAAAGAACATTCCTGATCTTGGCGGTGTGGAATACATTCAAATTCCACTTTCTGACTCGCCATCCACCCCCATCGGCGACCACTTTGACGACGTGGCGGACAAAATACTGCAGGAAGCGCAGAAAGGTGGTCGCACGCTGGTGCACTGCCACGCGGGCGTGAGCCGCTCAGCTGcgctctgcatggcttttctaaTTAAGCACCACGGTGCCAGCTTGGTAGAGGCCCACGCTAAGGTCAAGAACTGTCGGCCTATGGCCAGGCCAAACAATGGCTTCTGGAAACAACTCATCCAATATGAAGCAGAACTTCGTGGTTCCACATCTGTGCGGATGGTGTCCTCATCCATGGGGGAAATACCAGATATGTATGAAGAAGAGGCTCGAAATATGATCCCACTTTGA